In Miscanthus floridulus cultivar M001 chromosome 5, ASM1932011v1, whole genome shotgun sequence, one genomic interval encodes:
- the LOC136449554 gene encoding dirigent protein 1-like: protein MKAGKHWTTQGHKAAITMAPSSLPHLLFLLALTSSVAVLAAAAAGSEGDHHGLTHIHLYVHETYTGAKATATAVLQSPLGANSSFGSMGVVDDEIRVGPDRSSQLVGRYQGVFFGTSLELGKGYLTSITLVFTAGEYGGSTLSVQGPLLGFTGTIERAVVGGTGKFRLARGYMLFKMISKPTPETDVNEINLFVLMHPAGKY from the coding sequence ATGAAAGCCGGGAAACACTGGACGACACAGGGCCACAAGGCAGCCATCACGATGGCCCCGTCCTCGCTTCcccacctcctcttcctccttgccTTGACGTCGTCCGTCGCCGtcctcgctgccgccgccgccggcagcgaAGGCGACCACCACGGCCTGACACACATCCACCTGTACGTGCACGAGACGTACACCGGGGCGAAAGCGACGGCCACCGCCGTGCTGCAGTCCCCGCTGGGCGCCAACTCGTCGTTCGGGAGCATGGGCGTGGTGGACGACGAGATACGCGTCGGCCCGGACCGGTCGTCGCAGCTCGTGGGGCGGTACCAGGGCGTCTTCTTCGGCACGAGCCTGGAGCTGGGCAAGGGCTACCTGACGTCCATCACGCTGGTGTTCACCGCCGGCGAGTACGGCGGGAGCACGCTGTCCGTGCAGGGCCCCCTGCTCGGGTTCACCGGCACCATCGAGCGCGCCGTGGTCGGCGGCACCGGCAAGTTCAGGCTCGCGCGCGGGTACATGCTCTTCAAGATGATAAGCAAGCCGACGCCGGAGACGGACGTCAACGAGATCAACCTGTTCGTGCTCATGCACCCTGCAGGCAAATACTAG